In one window of Lynx canadensis isolate LIC74 chromosome A3, mLynCan4.pri.v2, whole genome shotgun sequence DNA:
- the ATP6V1E2 gene encoding V-type proton ATPase subunit E 2, protein MALSDVDVQKQIKHMMAFIEQEANEKAEEIDAKSEEEFNIEKGRLVQTQRLKIMEYYEKKEKQIEQQKKIQMSTMRNQARLKVLRARDDLISELLSDAKLRLSGIVADPAIYQELLDKLVLQGLLRLLEPVAIVRCRPQDLLLVEAAVQKAIPEYMMVSQKCVEVQVDQEVHLATNTAGGVEVYSGNQRIKVSNTLEGRLDLLAQQKMPDIRKALFGANANRKFFI, encoded by the coding sequence ATGGCTTTGAGTGATGTCGATGTGCAGAAGCAGATTAAGCACATGATGGCTTTCATTGAGCAGGAAGCCAATGAGAAGGCCGAAGAAATAGATGCCAAGTCTGAGGAAGAGTTCAACATTGAGAAAGGACGTCTTGTGCAAACCCAACGACTGAAGATTATGGAGTATTACgagaagaaggagaagcagaTAGAGCAGCAGAAGAAGATCCAGATGTCTACCATGAGGAATCAGGCAAGGCTGAAAGTCCTGAGAGCCCGAGATGACCTCATCTCAGAGTTGCTGAGTGACGCAAAGCTGAGACTTAGTGGGATTGTGGCAGATCCAGCAATCTACCAGGAGCTGCTGGATAAGCTAGTGCTTCAGGGTCTGCTCCGACTGCTGGAGCCCGTGGCGATTGTACGCTGCAGGCCACAGGACCTCCTTCTGGTGGAGGCTGCAGTGCAAAAAGCCATCCCTGAATACATGATGGTCTCCCAAAAATGTGTGGAAGTCCAAGTGGATCAAGAGGTGCACCTGGCTACCAACACAGCTGGAGGAGTGGAGGTCTACAGCGGCAATCAGAGAATAAAGGTTTCGAATACCCTAGAAGGCCGACTGGATCTCTTAGCCCAGCAAAAGATGCCTGATATACGAAAGGCTTTGTTTGGAGCCAATGCCAACAGAAAGTTTTTTATATAA